A DNA window from Candidatus Baltobacteraceae bacterium contains the following coding sequences:
- a CDS encoding serine hydrolase domain-containing protein, with translation MARSGRTAGEAMIAPAAIVASAAVVRQVDAVLEGAMAHQHLPGLSVAIAVDGRIVYARGYGYRNVPKRLPANRHTVYNIASTTKQFVAAAIMRLQQRGLLNVNDRLSKYYPQYAYAERVTLRQLLTHTSGIPDYLDQSNLPPHATAAQQVAAIAKLPPEFLPGTRFEYSNTNYVILGLIVEKLTHEPLQEVFKQWFFRPLNMLDSIAVVLPWTLPDGAMGYTYKNGAFVAIPQGVADYGYGDGGIDSSAYDLNVWDQALIAGHVVTEESLRAMTTPPQAADGEPMPGGYGFALEVDTLFGHREWQHGGDNEGFHTGNAVFPDDRFSVAIISNGNQFYYDWLLTKLFSIFYPPSPQQWNEFYAGAPHQNASVTARALGVMRRMEAGTIKKSDVLAPAIASQLPGTPKQMATDAGAVGQWTHTVYRGMEYRSGNLIYSYLLFFPRAVVAYYFVLTPRGSVYAALPVRAD, from the coding sequence GGTGAAGCGATGATCGCGCCGGCAGCAATCGTCGCATCCGCGGCGGTGGTCCGACAGGTCGACGCGGTCCTCGAAGGGGCGATGGCGCATCAGCATCTGCCGGGTTTGTCGGTGGCCATTGCCGTCGACGGGCGCATCGTCTATGCGCGGGGCTACGGCTATCGCAACGTCCCAAAGCGCCTGCCGGCAAACCGCCACACGGTCTACAACATTGCGTCGACGACCAAGCAGTTCGTGGCCGCGGCCATTATGCGCTTGCAGCAGAGGGGTTTGCTCAACGTCAACGATCGTTTGAGTAAATACTATCCGCAATACGCGTACGCCGAACGCGTTACCCTGCGTCAGTTGCTGACCCACACGTCCGGCATTCCCGACTACCTGGATCAGTCGAACCTGCCGCCTCACGCGACCGCTGCGCAGCAGGTCGCCGCGATCGCAAAACTGCCGCCAGAGTTTCTCCCCGGGACGCGGTTTGAATATTCCAACACCAACTACGTCATCTTAGGGCTGATCGTCGAGAAGCTCACCCACGAGCCGCTCCAAGAGGTCTTCAAACAGTGGTTTTTTCGGCCGCTGAATATGCTCGACAGCATCGCGGTCGTGCTGCCGTGGACCTTGCCCGACGGGGCGATGGGGTACACCTATAAGAACGGAGCGTTTGTGGCGATTCCGCAAGGCGTTGCGGATTACGGCTACGGCGACGGCGGCATCGATTCGAGTGCGTACGATCTGAACGTTTGGGATCAAGCGTTGATTGCCGGGCACGTCGTTACCGAAGAATCGCTGCGGGCGATGACGACGCCGCCTCAAGCCGCCGACGGCGAGCCGATGCCGGGCGGCTACGGGTTCGCACTGGAGGTCGACACGCTGTTCGGCCATCGCGAGTGGCAGCACGGCGGCGACAACGAAGGCTTCCACACCGGCAACGCCGTCTTTCCCGACGACCGCTTCAGCGTCGCCATTATCAGCAACGGCAACCAGTTCTACTACGACTGGCTGCTCACGAAGCTGTTTTCGATATTCTATCCGCCGTCGCCGCAGCAATGGAACGAGTTCTATGCCGGCGCTCCGCACCAGAACGCCTCCGTAACGGCGCGGGCGCTCGGCGTGATGCGGCGCATGGAGGCCGGTACGATTAAGAAATCCGACGTGCTTGCGCCGGCAATCGCGTCACAACTCCCCGGCACACCGAAGCAAATGGCCACCGATGCCGGCGCCGTCGGGCAATGGACGCACACGGTCTACCGCGGGATGGAGTACCGCAGCGGTAACCTCATCTACAGTTACTTACTATTCTTTCCACGCGCAGTGGTTGCGTATTATTTCGTCCTGACTCCGCGCGGGTCGGTGTATGCAGCACTTCCGGTTCGTGCCGATTAG